Proteins encoded in a region of the Paenibacillus sp. E222 genome:
- a CDS encoding DUF4279 domain-containing protein: MDDRDLYRKETCWFLDTDYQESFDVNQQLNYLLNLLEPHIEMLKTLRMKHNLNYLFSFSIRVMNNESPAISIAQKAISIAYDLSAEFDFDLYIL, from the coding sequence AAAGAAACCTGCTGGTTCTTGGATACGGACTATCAGGAATCTTTTGATGTCAATCAGCAATTGAACTACTTACTCAATCTTTTGGAGCCACATATTGAAATGTTGAAAACCTTGAGAATGAAGCATAATTTGAATTATCTGTTTAGCTTCTCAATCAGAGTCATGAATAATGAAAGCCCTGCGATTTCTATCGCGCAAAAGGCAATCAGTATAGCCTATGACTTGAGTGCAGAGTTTGATTTTGATTTGTATATTCTATAG